The following are encoded in a window of Methylicorpusculum oleiharenae genomic DNA:
- a CDS encoding glycosyltransferase family 4 protein — translation MPPLPAQKRILYVENGIGYGGAIICLRHLIRNLDRSKFTPMVVTGKTGAHYKEIAQEALWRHIPDRYVNVVGANRKFDHIKWLNKIPGLRVAIDQILARTDDIANFLPFFIRLLWTAWRFKADLIHANNEPLCNRAALIVGKVLKIPTVCHVRGDQDGSHLMKWTYTLPNHFISVSHWVAKSMSNKLQVPAEKIDVIYDGIELEKLNFNANPHEFRKIFNIDENDFSVGLIGLLIPWKGQEIFLDAAKTLRDKIPNLKMMIIGGTPDECKPYEIALRKRVINERLENIIILTGHLSQMEPVYNGLDVVVSASTSPEPLGTMVIECMAMGRPLIGPNHGGAAEMMEHNKTGLLFTPQDALSLAAEIEKYYQSKELRLTMGRNARAHALKTFSVETHANKIQVLYERMLY, via the coding sequence ATGCCCCCCCTTCCTGCTCAAAAACGTATTTTATATGTTGAAAATGGCATCGGCTACGGTGGTGCGATCATCTGCTTGCGACATTTAATTAGAAATCTGGACCGAAGTAAATTTACCCCGATGGTTGTTACAGGCAAAACTGGCGCCCACTATAAAGAAATAGCACAAGAGGCCCTTTGGCGGCACATACCCGATCGATATGTAAATGTGGTGGGTGCAAACCGAAAATTTGATCATATTAAATGGCTCAATAAAATTCCTGGATTACGTGTTGCAATTGACCAAATACTAGCTAGAACCGATGATATCGCTAACTTTTTGCCGTTTTTTATCAGACTGCTCTGGACTGCTTGGCGCTTTAAAGCTGATTTAATTCATGCCAATAATGAGCCTTTATGCAATCGTGCCGCCCTAATTGTCGGAAAGGTTTTAAAAATTCCTACGGTGTGTCATGTGCGTGGCGATCAAGATGGGTCTCACCTAATGAAATGGACCTATACTTTACCCAACCACTTCATATCAGTATCGCACTGGGTTGCCAAAAGTATGTCAAATAAACTCCAAGTGCCTGCTGAAAAAATAGACGTCATATACGATGGTATCGAACTCGAAAAACTGAATTTCAACGCTAATCCTCACGAATTTAGAAAAATATTTAATATTGATGAAAACGATTTTTCTGTAGGTCTCATCGGACTCTTGATTCCCTGGAAAGGCCAGGAGATTTTTCTGGATGCTGCAAAAACTTTAAGGGACAAAATACCTAACTTAAAAATGATGATTATTGGCGGAACTCCAGATGAATGCAAACCTTACGAAATAGCTTTACGGAAACGGGTAATAAACGAAAGACTTGAAAATATTATTATCTTAACAGGACATTTATCACAAATGGAGCCCGTTTATAACGGCTTGGATGTAGTCGTGTCAGCCTCAACCAGCCCCGAACCACTCGGGACTATGGTTATCGAATGCATGGCGATGGGCAGACCGCTAATCGGACCTAACCATGGAGGTGCGGCCGAAATGATGGAACACAATAAAACAGGGCTCCTTTTTACACCACAAGACGCGCTTTCATTGGCTGCGGAAATAGAGAAATACTATCAAAGCAAAGAACTTCGTCTGACAATGGGGAGAAACGCCCGCGCACATGCGCTAAAGACTTTTTCAGTAGAAACACACGCTAACAAAATTCAAGTTTTATACGAGCGCATGCTTTACTAA
- a CDS encoding methyltransferase domain-containing protein has product MPNTISDVIRISKAIATNIFAGLAPYSYVRFTNETGRGLKEEHFGDVSEYFFDCYSDYLQYLNISEQYINDYLKNKLLLEYGPGDLPGLALIFYAKGAKKVFCVDRFPLLSLSEFNIKTINSIIEKLSPDEQHRAKESFNKFGEPSSGFRTECIEYLITKKGLSNLNNTIDFVYSRAVLEHVNNLRSTFDDMYRALRTSGIALHKVDLKSHGLHQDNPLDFLKWPDYLWAVMYCNKGVPNRYRLNKYKEIIESTAFKIERLDVVEECEDIVVDQIRPKLNHKFRDIRTKDLKCLSFWVVLKK; this is encoded by the coding sequence ATGCCAAATACCATATCAGACGTTATTCGCATCAGCAAAGCCATTGCAACAAATATTTTTGCTGGATTAGCACCCTATTCTTACGTGCGCTTTACGAATGAAACGGGCAGAGGATTAAAGGAAGAGCACTTTGGAGATGTTTCAGAATATTTTTTTGACTGCTATAGCGACTATTTGCAATATCTTAATATTTCAGAACAATATATAAATGATTACCTTAAAAATAAACTGTTATTGGAATATGGCCCCGGAGATCTTCCTGGCTTAGCATTAATCTTTTACGCTAAAGGCGCCAAAAAAGTTTTTTGTGTTGACAGATTTCCCCTTCTGTCCCTTTCTGAATTTAATATAAAAACGATTAATTCGATCATTGAAAAACTATCACCAGATGAGCAGCATCGAGCTAAAGAAAGCTTCAATAAATTTGGCGAACCTTCTTCAGGTTTTCGAACTGAATGTATTGAATATTTGATCACAAAAAAAGGCCTGTCTAATCTGAACAATACAATCGATTTTGTTTATTCACGAGCCGTTTTAGAACATGTTAATAATTTAAGGTCTACATTTGATGACATGTATCGTGCATTAAGAACATCTGGAATTGCTCTACACAAAGTAGATTTGAAAAGTCACGGTTTACATCAGGATAACCCACTCGATTTTCTGAAATGGCCTGATTATCTTTGGGCTGTTATGTATTGCAACAAAGGCGTTCCAAACAGATATCGACTCAATAAATACAAAGAAATAATAGAGTCAACAGCTTTTAAAATTGAACGATTAGATGTTGTGGAAGAATGTGAAGATATTGTCGTAGATCAAATAAGACCTAAGCTTAATCACAAATTTAGAGATATCAGAACTAAAGATTTAAAATGCCTTAGTTTCTGGGTAGTGTTAAAAAAATAG
- a CDS encoding glycosyltransferase family 2 protein translates to MLHLLNEPTFSVIIASFNSAKTLPRAIDSIQKQTYVRFEIIVIDDGSKDDTAKVVAQYGDNVHYFFQDNAGVSAARNHGVMKSSGNWITFLDADDWYYPDRLQWHAEIISANSDVDFLIGDYHLGTEEGKVINRSMNDTSFGQQLLDAVDNNGTIFLDKAGLGSLIPSYFGHTTTFTLPRKTFMDLGGYSESFSIGEDLHLLIRLCARSNRVGVVCKPMAFYCIHDNGLMRSIGVQSQSKAVDTLLSLKQEMYKAASPIKEGFLKVLLNHRYDWSVSLLKNGNYFGALKVFLPSLFEYPSFKSFKMLLSLMKG, encoded by the coding sequence GTGTTGCATTTATTGAATGAACCTACTTTTTCTGTGATTATTGCGTCTTTTAATAGTGCAAAAACTCTTCCTAGAGCTATTGATTCAATTCAAAAACAGACTTATGTTCGATTTGAAATAATTGTAATCGACGACGGATCAAAGGATGACACTGCTAAGGTAGTGGCCCAATATGGTGATAATGTACACTATTTTTTTCAAGATAACGCTGGGGTGTCTGCTGCTCGAAATCATGGCGTGATGAAATCAAGCGGGAATTGGATTACATTTCTTGATGCCGATGATTGGTACTACCCTGATCGCCTGCAATGGCATGCCGAGATAATTTCTGCGAACTCTGATGTTGACTTTCTGATTGGCGACTATCATTTAGGAACAGAAGAGGGCAAGGTAATAAATCGATCTATGAATGACACTTCATTTGGACAACAATTACTTGATGCTGTTGACAATAATGGGACTATTTTCCTGGATAAAGCAGGTTTAGGATCATTAATTCCCTCTTATTTTGGACACACAACAACTTTTACTCTTCCGCGAAAAACCTTTATGGATTTAGGCGGATATTCAGAGTCATTTAGCATAGGCGAAGATTTACATTTGTTAATTCGTTTATGTGCTAGAAGCAATAGGGTTGGTGTAGTATGCAAACCCATGGCGTTTTATTGTATTCATGATAATGGATTAATGCGATCTATCGGCGTTCAATCACAATCTAAAGCCGTTGATACATTATTATCTCTAAAGCAAGAAATGTATAAAGCTGCATCGCCAATTAAGGAAGGTTTTTTGAAAGTTTTATTGAATCATCGATATGACTGGTCTGTATCTTTACTTAAAAACGGCAATTACTTTGGGGCTTTGAAGGTTTTTTTACCTTCACTATTTGAGTATCCGTCATTTAAAAGCTTTAAAATGCTGCTCTCTCTAATGAAAGGATAG
- a CDS encoding exosortase/archaeosortase family protein, with amino-acid sequence MITDTQISLKSQYSSSDRWLLGFVAILFILVFAPTLSWLWGRWTMSVWQNGHGILVTLLVIYLVREELIKRKDLPQHTSAWGFAILIPALIIHMLDTGLNSQLLSAFGLFMSLPGLALLFLGIERSKAILFPLIILMMTLPIPLVFTESLHMGLRIIATKSVAWLLKTLGVPVYSTGTILQVENGTLQVADACSGFSTLYAAVTIAILTAYFCNSTKRRILLLIIAAPLAIAVNIARVLILTLLVNWIGLDVLATAAHEISGLMTFMIALPVIFMLGQNPKEPENLANESHQ; translated from the coding sequence ATGATCACTGATACACAAATTTCTCTTAAATCTCAATACTCAAGTAGTGACCGGTGGTTATTAGGATTTGTAGCGATTCTCTTTATTTTAGTGTTTGCACCGACCCTGTCCTGGCTATGGGGTCGCTGGACAATGAGCGTCTGGCAAAATGGGCACGGCATACTCGTAACGCTGCTGGTGATTTATCTCGTCAGAGAGGAACTCATAAAACGCAAGGACTTACCCCAACATACCAGTGCCTGGGGGTTTGCCATACTGATTCCGGCCTTAATCATTCACATGCTGGATACTGGACTCAATTCACAATTGCTCTCGGCATTTGGGTTATTCATGTCACTGCCCGGATTGGCCTTGTTATTTCTGGGAATAGAGCGCAGCAAAGCGATTCTTTTCCCCCTGATCATCCTGATGATGACGCTGCCCATCCCGCTTGTTTTTACAGAGTCACTTCATATGGGACTGCGTATCATCGCCACCAAATCAGTCGCTTGGTTGCTTAAAACTCTGGGGGTTCCGGTTTATTCGACCGGCACCATACTTCAGGTAGAAAACGGGACTTTACAAGTCGCCGATGCCTGCAGTGGTTTTTCTACCCTGTACGCGGCGGTTACAATAGCGATTCTTACCGCCTATTTTTGCAACAGCACCAAACGCAGAATCCTTTTATTGATAATTGCCGCTCCGCTGGCTATCGCCGTGAATATTGCAAGAGTATTAATACTGACTCTACTGGTTAATTGGATAGGCCTGGATGTACTGGCCACAGCTGCCCACGAAATTTCAGGATTGATGACGTTCATGATCGCATTGCCGGTCATTTTCATGCTGGGCCAAAATCCCAAAGAACCCGAAAACCTGGCGAACGAGTCGCATCAATGA